From the genome of Desulfovibrio sp. JY:
CCTCGGACACGTAGGACGAGGGACGACCGCGCCCCATCCCCCGGACGCGCTAGCGGTTCAGGGAATCCTCGGGTTCGGTATTTTTCTTCGGGCGCAGGGGCTCGTAGTAGATGGCCGATTTGGTGGCCTTGGTCGCATTGTTGTACTTGAGCTTCATCTTCATCTTCTTTTCCGGAAAATCCCAGGACATCACCAGCCAATCGCCGTCGGTTTCGGTTTCGGGCGTGCCGGCCAGTTTCGTCGTCACCTGCTTGATGATGTCGATGTTGTCGTGCTCGGTGCGCATGATGCGGTCGTACAGTTTGCCGTCGACCACACCGTAGACAATCACAGGGGCCAGCCGCTCATGCACGCCCAGCCGGCAGGGGCCGGTGAAATTGTAGTACGCGACGCCGTCCTTCTCCATGAACTTCACGAAGTAGTCGTGATCGTTTACCTCCGCCAGCGGCTTACCGTAGGGCGGCTTGGCGCAGTCGAATTCCCCGGCCCAGGCGGTAGCGGCAGCGGCGACAAGACACAGCAGCAGACACAGAAGCGACAGGCGGCGCGACATGAGGTGTCCTCCCAAGGGATTGTAAAGTGCCCGACCATAGAGAAACATCCGCCCCGCGGCAATATCCCGGTTAAAGACGGCGCTTCAGTCTTTTTTCGGGGCGGTATGCGTCGCGGACGCTTCGTCCGAACGCGGGTGGGCCTTGTCGTAGACCTGCATGATGCGGGCAAGTTCGAGGTGGGTGTAACGCTGGGTGGTGGAAAGGCGCGCGTGGCCGAGCAGTTCCTGGACGCTGCGCATGTCGGCCCCGGATTCGAGCAGATGGGTGGCGAAACTGTGGCGCAGCATGTGGGGGTGGGTGTGCTTGGCGATACCGGCGGCTTTGGCCAGGGCATCGACGATGCGCGCCGCCTGCCGGCGGTTGAGCCTGCCGCCGCGCGAGCCCAGGAAAAACGCCTGTTCGCGCGGATCGGGCGCGAATTCCGCCCGGCGCATGGCGTATTCCCGCAACCGCTCCCGGGAGGCGTCGCTTAGGGGGGCGAGGCGCTCCTTGCCGCCCTTGCCGTAGACCCGGGCCACACCCTGGGCGATACTCACGTCGTCGAGGTCGAGCCCCACGGCCTCGGCCACGCGAAGCCCGGAGCCGTAGAGCAGTTCGGCCAGGGCCAGATCGCGGCAGGCCTCGCGCGAGCCGTCGGCGGCCGGCGTGCCGGGGCTCGGCGTGACCAGGGCCACGGCCTCGTCCACATTGAGCGCCTTGGGCTGGCGCTTTTCCGTCTTGGGGTTTTTGAGCCCGGCCAGGGGATCGACTTCCACCAGCTTCCTGCGCAGCATGTAGCGGAAAAAGCCGCGCAAGGCCGAGAGCTTGCGCCCCATGGACGTCTTGGCCTCGCGGCGGCGATGCAGCTCGGCCAGAAACCCCCGGCCATGTTCCCGGGTCACTTGCCCGGGCTGGCCGAGGCTGAGGCCCCGGCCATGCAAAAAAAACTCGAACTGGTCCAGATCCACGCCATAGGCGGCCAGCGTGGCCGGGGAGTAGCCTTTTTCGGCCGCGAGGTAGTCGAGAAAACCGACCACGGTCTCCGGTCGGGCCGTCGCGCCGGGCGCGTCCGGTTCAGCCTTGCCGCTTGTCGAGGACATAGCAGCTCCGGGGATTTTCCTTGGCCTTCTTCTTGAGCGTCATGGCCATCTGCGAGGCTTCGCCGTAGTGGGTGAGCCGGCCGTCGCGGTTGAATATCACGGCAATGGAGATGGCCATGAGCGGAAAGGACCTGCGGTTGCCCTCGCGGTCCGTGGACAGGATGAAACCGCGCTCGCGGTCCTCGGCGTCGTAGAAATGGGGCACGATGTCGTCGAAGCTGGCCACCACGGCCTTGCAGGCCTCCTCCACCCGGTCCGTCGGCAGGATGAAGACGAAGTCGTCCCCGCCGACATGGCCCACAAAGGCCTTCTGCCCGCCCACGGTCCGCACGGTGTTGACGATGATGCGCGCCGTCATCATGAGGATTTCGTCACCCCGGGAAAAGCCGTACTTGTCGTTGAACGACTTGAAGTAGTCGAGGTCGGCGTAGGCCAGGGCGAAATCCTCCTTGCGCTCGATCAGTTCCTGGATACGGCCGATGATCGAGGTGTTGCCCGGCAGCTTGGTCAGGGGATTGGCGTCGAGGGACCGCGAGGCCCGGGCCAGGGTCAACGACACCCGGGCCCGCAGCATGGCGGCGTCGAGGGGCCGGGTGAGCAGTTCGTCGACCTCCGTGGCGCACCAGTCGATGTCCCGGCCGGCCAGCGCCGCCTCGTCCATGACCAGAGCCACCGGCATCTGCCGGTAGACGTTTTCGCTTTTGACCATGGCCACGAGATCGAGCCCCGGGATGTCGGTAAGCTTCTGGTCCACCACGAGCAGGTCCGGCGGGTCGTTGAACAGGTGCTCGATGGCCCCCCGGCCGCGCGGCCGGTCGAACAGCTCGATCTCGGCCGGGGTGAACGCCTGGCCGAAAAGGGCCATCAAATCCTGATCGGGGCTTAGGACCATGATCTTCTGGGGCCTGGGGAAAAGGCAAAGAGGGGTGTCTGGCATGGCGGATCAGGTGAACGACAGGTCGGCGATCTCCACGAACTGCTCGCACAGATGATCCAGGAGCTTCTCGACGTGGGCGGGTTTGAGCTTCAAAATCTTGAGCGCCTCGGGTTGCAGGTAGGTGGCCCCCACATCGCCGGAAAAACCGTATTCGAAAACCCGGACCATGAAATCGCCCAGATGCACGA
Proteins encoded in this window:
- a CDS encoding tyrosine recombinase XerC; protein product: MSSTSGKAEPDAPGATARPETVVGFLDYLAAEKGYSPATLAAYGVDLDQFEFFLHGRGLSLGQPGQVTREHGRGFLAELHRRREAKTSMGRKLSALRGFFRYMLRRKLVEVDPLAGLKNPKTEKRQPKALNVDEAVALVTPSPGTPAADGSREACRDLALAELLYGSGLRVAEAVGLDLDDVSIAQGVARVYGKGGKERLAPLSDASRERLREYAMRRAEFAPDPREQAFFLGSRGGRLNRRQAARIVDALAKAAGIAKHTHPHMLRHSFATHLLESGADMRSVQELLGHARLSTTQRYTHLELARIMQVYDKAHPRSDEASATHTAPKKD
- a CDS encoding diguanylate cyclase translates to MVLSPDQDLMALFGQAFTPAEIELFDRPRGRGAIEHLFNDPPDLLVVDQKLTDIPGLDLVAMVKSENVYRQMPVALVMDEAALAGRDIDWCATEVDELLTRPLDAAMLRARVSLTLARASRSLDANPLTKLPGNTSIIGRIQELIERKEDFALAYADLDYFKSFNDKYGFSRGDEILMMTARIIVNTVRTVGGQKAFVGHVGGDDFVFILPTDRVEEACKAVVASFDDIVPHFYDAEDRERGFILSTDREGNRRSFPLMAISIAVIFNRDGRLTHYGEASQMAMTLKKKAKENPRSCYVLDKRQG